The DNA sequence GAAAGACTTTAGAACGTCATGCTGAGCTTGTTGAAGCATGACGTTCTAAAGTCTTTCTAAACAACTCCTTTACACCTCCAGGCGTGCGTTGGCCTCGGCGTAGCTGATTACCTCGGCGGTCACGGGGGCGTTGCGGTCCTTAAACAGCAGGAGGAACACCACTAGCACGCCCGCCGCAATGGCGGCTGGGATCAGCCAGACGGTACGCCAGTCGTGCAGGCTGGCGGTGAGCTGATTAGCGTCCACAATCTGACCCGACAGCAGCGAGCCAATCAGCATGCCCACCCCGTAGGTGGCCAGCGTGATGAAGCCCTGGGCGGCGCTCTTCGACTGCTCGCCGGCCAAGTTATCGGTGTAAATCTGGCCCGTCACAAAGAAGAAATCGTAGCAGATGCCATGCAGCACAATGCCCGCAATCAGCATCCAGTAGGTGCTATCGACGTTGCCGTAGGCAAAGAAAATGTAGCGCACCACCCAGGCAGCCATGCCGATGGCCAGCATTTTCTTCACACCCAGCCGGGCAAAAAACACCGGTATCAGCAGCATAAACAGCACCTCCGATACCTGGCCCAAGCTCTGCACGCCGGCGGCCGACTTCATGCCCACCTCGTTCAGGAACGGGTTGGTGAAGCCGTAGTAAAAGGAGAGCGGCACGCAGATGGCCACCGAAGCCAGAAAAAACACCAGGTACGAGCGGTTTTTCAGGAGCCGG is a window from the Hymenobacter nivis genome containing:
- a CDS encoding nucleoside permease, translating into MTATIRFKLSLMMFLEFFIWGAWFVTLGTYLLRNLHTSGVQVGVAFLTQSIGAIVAPFVIGLIADRFFSAQKILGVLHLAGAVLLWQAAGAADFGAFYPYILIYMILYMPTLALVNSISFRQMQNPQQEFANIRVLGTVGWIVAGLTIAQFGWEASGTLGLTLKMAAGASALLGAFSFLLPATPPIKKEGPTTVGDLLGLDAIRLLKNRSYLVFFLASVAICVPLSFYYGFTNPFLNEVGMKSAAGVQSLGQVSEVLFMLLIPVFFARLGVKKMLAIGMAAWVVRYIFFAYGNVDSTYWMLIAGIVLHGICYDFFFVTGQIYTDNLAGEQSKSAAQGFITLATYGVGMLIGSLLSGQIVDANQLTASLHDWRTVWLIPAAIAAGVLVVFLLLFKDRNAPVTAEVISYAEANARLEV